In Nothobranchius furzeri strain GRZ-AD chromosome 18, NfurGRZ-RIMD1, whole genome shotgun sequence, a single genomic region encodes these proteins:
- the marc1 gene encoding mitochondrial amidoxime-reducing component 1 isoform X1, giving the protein MDVRSLAASALAQNKKAIVLLGAAGAALLGFGLGYKYMRKPEKALRVGVVSQLLIHPLKSGRAVSVTKAECQKLGLKSGELEDRHWLLVNDEGNMVTARQEPRLVLVSLTFVGGQACLNGPDMEELRFSIKQPNNPIFNCRVFGADIQGRDCGDQVSDWFTRYFGAEKALRLVHFEPQMKTRRSAEMDLLFPKDQEVAYPDAAPVMLLSEASVKDLSSRLEQDVTVERFRPSIVISDCEAYDEDSWAEIQIGSVRLQRVMSCGRCVLTTVDPETGVMSRKEPLETLKNYRMCEPSEKHIYKTSPLFGQLHSVKRTGDLQDADCTTGTGLQMYTSLWLTLACFSVTDVNMHCPDY; this is encoded by the exons ATGGATGTGAGATCTCTGGCTGCGAGCGCGTTGGCACAGAATAAGAAAGCGATCGTCCTGCTCGGCGCAGCCGGAGCCGCTCTTCTGGGATTCGGGCTCGGTTATAAATACATGCGAAAGCCAGAAAAAGCGCTGCGCGTGGGCGTAGTGTCTCAGCTCCTGATTCACCCGCTCAAGTCCGGCAGAGCCGTGTCTGTGACTAAAGCGGAGTGCCAGAAACTGGGCCTGAAGTCTGGAGAGCTGGAGGATAG gcactGGCTGCTGGTGAATGATGAAGGTAACATGGTGACGGCCCGACAGGAGCCTCGACTGGTGTTGGTGTCTCTGACCTTTGTGGGAGGTCAGGCGTGTCTGAACGGACCAGACATGGAGGAGCTGAGGTTCTCCATCAAACAGCCCAACAACCCCATCTTCAACTGCAG AGTGTTTGGTGCTGACATTCAAGGCAGAGACTGCGGTGATCAAGTGTCCGACTGGTTCACCAGATATTTTGGAGCAGAGAAAGCCCTCCGCTTGGTGCACTTTGAGCCTCAGATGAAAACCAGGAGATCGGCAGAGATGGATCTTCTCTTCCCGAAGGATCAG GAGGTAGCATATCCAGATGCAGCCCCTGTGATGCTGCTGTCTGAAGCTTCAGTAAAGGATCTGAGCAGCAGGCTTGAGCAGGATGTCACCGTGGAGCGTTTCCGGCCCAGCATCGTGATAAGTGACTGTGAGGCCTACGACGAG GATTCTTGGGCGGAGATCCAGATTGGCAGTGTGAGGCTACAACGTGTGATGTCATGTGGAAG ATGTGTTCTGACCACAGTTGACCCGGAGACTGGTGTGATGAGCAGAAAAGAGCCTCTGGAAACTCTGAAAAA CTATCGCATGTGTGAGCCATCCGAGAAGCACATCTATAAAACCTCCCCGTTGTTCGGACAGCTGCACAGCGTGAAGAGGACCGGGGACCTCCAG
- the marc1 gene encoding mitochondrial amidoxime-reducing component 1 isoform X2 encodes MDVRSLAASALAQNKKAIVLLGAAGAALLGFGLGYKYMRKPEKALRVGVVSQLLIHPLKSGRAVSVTKAECQKLGLKSGELEDRHWLLVNDEGNMVTARQEPRLVLVSLTFVGGQACLNGPDMEELRFSIKQPNNPIFNCRVFGADIQGRDCGDQVSDWFTRYFGAEKALRLVHFEPQMKTRRSAEMDLLFPKDQEVAYPDAAPVMLLSEASVKDLSSRLEQDVTVERFRPSIVISDCEAYDEDSWAEIQIGSVRLQRVMSCGRCVLTTVDPETGVMSRKEPLETLKNYRMCEPSEKHIYKTSPLFGQLHSVKRTGDLQVGDVVYKITRS; translated from the exons ATGGATGTGAGATCTCTGGCTGCGAGCGCGTTGGCACAGAATAAGAAAGCGATCGTCCTGCTCGGCGCAGCCGGAGCCGCTCTTCTGGGATTCGGGCTCGGTTATAAATACATGCGAAAGCCAGAAAAAGCGCTGCGCGTGGGCGTAGTGTCTCAGCTCCTGATTCACCCGCTCAAGTCCGGCAGAGCCGTGTCTGTGACTAAAGCGGAGTGCCAGAAACTGGGCCTGAAGTCTGGAGAGCTGGAGGATAG gcactGGCTGCTGGTGAATGATGAAGGTAACATGGTGACGGCCCGACAGGAGCCTCGACTGGTGTTGGTGTCTCTGACCTTTGTGGGAGGTCAGGCGTGTCTGAACGGACCAGACATGGAGGAGCTGAGGTTCTCCATCAAACAGCCCAACAACCCCATCTTCAACTGCAG AGTGTTTGGTGCTGACATTCAAGGCAGAGACTGCGGTGATCAAGTGTCCGACTGGTTCACCAGATATTTTGGAGCAGAGAAAGCCCTCCGCTTGGTGCACTTTGAGCCTCAGATGAAAACCAGGAGATCGGCAGAGATGGATCTTCTCTTCCCGAAGGATCAG GAGGTAGCATATCCAGATGCAGCCCCTGTGATGCTGCTGTCTGAAGCTTCAGTAAAGGATCTGAGCAGCAGGCTTGAGCAGGATGTCACCGTGGAGCGTTTCCGGCCCAGCATCGTGATAAGTGACTGTGAGGCCTACGACGAG GATTCTTGGGCGGAGATCCAGATTGGCAGTGTGAGGCTACAACGTGTGATGTCATGTGGAAG ATGTGTTCTGACCACAGTTGACCCGGAGACTGGTGTGATGAGCAGAAAAGAGCCTCTGGAAACTCTGAAAAA CTATCGCATGTGTGAGCCATCCGAGAAGCACATCTATAAAACCTCCCCGTTGTTCGGACAGCTGCACAGCGTGAAGAGGACCGGGGACCTCCAGGTTGGAGATGTAGTTTATAAGATCACCCGGTCATGA
- the marc1 gene encoding mitochondrial amidoxime-reducing component 1 isoform X3: MDVRSLAASALAQNKKAIVLLGAAGAALLGFGLGYKYMRKPEKALRVGVVSQLLIHPLKSGRAVSVTKAECQKLGLKSGELEDRHWLLVNDEGNMVTARQEPRLVLVSLTFVGGQACLNGPDMEELRFSIKQPNNPIFNCRVFGADIQGRDCGDQVSDWFTRYFGAEKALRLVHFEPQMKTRRSAEMDLLFPKDQEVAYPDAAPVMLLSEASVKDLSSRLEQDVTVERFRPSIVISDCEAYDEDSWAEIQIGSVRLQRVMSCGRCVLTTVDPETGVMSRKEPLETLKNYRMCEPSEKHIYKTSPLFGQLHSVKRTGDLQYLPE; the protein is encoded by the exons ATGGATGTGAGATCTCTGGCTGCGAGCGCGTTGGCACAGAATAAGAAAGCGATCGTCCTGCTCGGCGCAGCCGGAGCCGCTCTTCTGGGATTCGGGCTCGGTTATAAATACATGCGAAAGCCAGAAAAAGCGCTGCGCGTGGGCGTAGTGTCTCAGCTCCTGATTCACCCGCTCAAGTCCGGCAGAGCCGTGTCTGTGACTAAAGCGGAGTGCCAGAAACTGGGCCTGAAGTCTGGAGAGCTGGAGGATAG gcactGGCTGCTGGTGAATGATGAAGGTAACATGGTGACGGCCCGACAGGAGCCTCGACTGGTGTTGGTGTCTCTGACCTTTGTGGGAGGTCAGGCGTGTCTGAACGGACCAGACATGGAGGAGCTGAGGTTCTCCATCAAACAGCCCAACAACCCCATCTTCAACTGCAG AGTGTTTGGTGCTGACATTCAAGGCAGAGACTGCGGTGATCAAGTGTCCGACTGGTTCACCAGATATTTTGGAGCAGAGAAAGCCCTCCGCTTGGTGCACTTTGAGCCTCAGATGAAAACCAGGAGATCGGCAGAGATGGATCTTCTCTTCCCGAAGGATCAG GAGGTAGCATATCCAGATGCAGCCCCTGTGATGCTGCTGTCTGAAGCTTCAGTAAAGGATCTGAGCAGCAGGCTTGAGCAGGATGTCACCGTGGAGCGTTTCCGGCCCAGCATCGTGATAAGTGACTGTGAGGCCTACGACGAG GATTCTTGGGCGGAGATCCAGATTGGCAGTGTGAGGCTACAACGTGTGATGTCATGTGGAAG ATGTGTTCTGACCACAGTTGACCCGGAGACTGGTGTGATGAGCAGAAAAGAGCCTCTGGAAACTCTGAAAAA CTATCGCATGTGTGAGCCATCCGAGAAGCACATCTATAAAACCTCCCCGTTGTTCGGACAGCTGCACAGCGTGAAGAGGACCGGGGACCTCCAG